One region of Purpureocillium takamizusanense chromosome 4, complete sequence genomic DNA includes:
- the spn4 gene encoding Septin spn4 (COG:D~COG:U~COG:Z~EggNog:ENOG503NU9N), translating into MAPPAAESASPIGIANLPNQRHKIVAKRGAGFTIMVAGESGLGKTTFINTLFSTTIKNYADHKKRHQKQVDKTVEIEITKAELEEKFFKVRLTVIDTPGFGDYVNNRDSWMPIIEFLDDQHESYMLQEQQPRRQDKIDLRVHACLYFIRPTGHTLKPLDIEVMKRLCSRVNLIPVIAKADTLSPADLAKFKQRIISVIEAQNIKIYQPPIEEDDEAAAQHARSLMAAMPFAVIGSEKDVKTGDGRIVKGRQYSWGVAEVENEDHCDFKKLRSILIRTHMLDLIHTTEELHYEAYRAQQMETRKFGEARPRKLDNPKFKEEEEALRKRFTEQVKIEEQRFRQWEQKLIAERDRLNKDLEQTHAQIKQLEGELEAMQGSAVRSHGRR; encoded by the exons atggctccCCCCGCTGCCGAAAGCGCCTCGCCGATTGGCATCGCCAATCTTCCCAACCAGCGACACAAGATTGTCGCCAAGCGCGGTGCCGGCTTCACCATCATG GTTGCTGGCGAGTCTGGCCTGGGAAAGACGACCTTCATTAACACGCTCTTCTCCACGACGATCAAGAACTATGCCGACCACAAGAAGCGCCACCAGAAGCAGGTCGACAAGACGGTCGAGATCGAGATCACCAAGGCTGAGCTGGAGGAGAAGTTCTTCAAGG TCCGCCTGACTGTCATCGACACTCCCGGCTTCGGCGACTATGTCAACAACCGTGATTCCTGGATGCCCATCATCGAGTTTCTTGACGATCAGCATGAGTCGTACATGCTtcaggagcagcagccccgccGCCAGGATAAGATCGACCTCCGTGTCCATGCCTGCCTGTACTTCATCCGCCCCACCGGCCACACCCTCAAGCCCCTCGACATTGAGGTCATGAAGAGGCTCTGCTCGCGTGTCAACTTGATCCCCGTCATTGCCAAGGCCGACACCCTCAGCCCTGCTGATCTGGCCAAGTTCAAGCAAAGG ATCATCTCCGTCATCGAGGCTCAGAACATTAAGATTTACCAGCCCCCGAttgaagaggacgacgaggctgccgctCAGCACGCCCGCagcttgatggcggccatgccctTCGCCGTTATCGGCTCGGAGAAGGACGTCAAGACTGGTGATGGCCGCATTGTCAAGGGCCGCCAGTACTCGTGGGGCGTTGCCGAGGTCGAGAATGAGGATCACTGCGACTTCAAGAAGCTCCGCTCCATCCTGATCCGAACCCACATGCTCGACCTCATCCATACCACGGAGGAGCTCCACTACGAGGCGTACCGCGCCCAGCAGATGGAGACGCGCAAGTTTGGCGAGGCTCGCCCGAGAAAGCTGGACAACCCCAAGttcaaggaggaggaggaggctctGCGAAAGCGCTTCACCGAGCAGGTTAAGATCGAGGAGCAGCGGTTCCGACAGTGGGAGCAGAAGCTCATCGCCGAGCGCGATCGCCTCAATAAGGACCTGGAGCAGACCCACGCCCAGATCAAGCAGCtggagggcgagctggaggcgaTGCAAGGTAGCGCCGTCCGCAGCCACGGCCGTCGCTAA
- a CDS encoding uncharacterized protein (TransMembrane:4 (i20-39o51-70i77-102o108-129i)~EggNog:ENOG503P7SU), with protein sequence MDVPESSSSSTPSYHQARAIAAVVLAILSGAFDLLVRLARSLWAVPWRWALSQLVHVVALPLRLVVWLPLSYVARFLLVLFAPALYAVSYASSCVRAAIAFVVSLEPLYTFFGAAAGLGIVTGIVLAVTSSIITSHLGMHDEELDAHEASLDKPEKFKPGRRDITAAVPETDWYWTESSPSGRRRPSGLLSQTIHEEDDDSDL encoded by the exons ATGGACGTgcccgagtcgtcgtcgtcctcgacgccctcctaTCACCAGGcacgcgccatcgccgccgtcgtcctcgccatccttAGCGGCGCGTTCGatctcctcgtccgcctcgcccgctcgctctGGGCCGTgccctggcgctgggcgctctcgcagctcgtccacgtcgtcgcgctgcccctccgcctcgtcgtctggctGCCGCTCTCGTACGTCGCGCGCTTCCTGCTCGTGCTCTTCGCGCCCGCGCTGTACGCCGTGTCGTATGCAAGCTCGTGCGTTAGGGCGGCGATCGCGTTTGTCGTGAGCTTAGAG CCATTATACACATTC TTTGGCGCAGCTGCAGGCCTGGGCATCGTTACTGGCATTGTCCTCGCCGTTACCTCTTCCATCATCACCTCGCACCTCGGCAtgcacgacgaggagctggacgcACACGAGGCGTCGCTGGACAAACCCGAGAAATTTAAACCAGGGCGGCGTGACATCACTGCCGCTGTTCCGGAGACAGACTGGTATTGGACTGAGTCCTCGCCTtcagggcgccgtcggccgtctggACTGCTATCACAGACGATCCACGAAGAGGATGACGATTCAGACCTGTAG
- the BUR1 gene encoding [Pyruvate dehydrogenase (acetyl-transferring)] kinase (EggNog:ENOG503NU5C~COG:D), which produces MDPVNENTPDGTSPRTFALNHLQPKSSFVGCSRISDYELMGKLGEGTFGEVHRARSRKTGALVALKKIIMHHEKDGFPITALREIKLLKLLSHPNILRLEDMAIEHPSRPTDKRKKPIIYMATPYMDHDLSGLLDNPSVHFKEPQIKCYMKQLLKGLSYLHENHILHRDMKAANLLISNQGILQIADFGLARHYDGHTPQPGRPMGEGRRDYTGLVVTRWYRPPELLLQLRQYTTAIDVWGVGCVFGEMLVGRPILAGESDAHQLDLIWDLMGSPTDDTMPGWKRLPGGEHLSPRSRPGSLQNRFREFGSGAISLLKDLLKLDWRTRINAVDAMEHPYFKMAPLPMEPHEIPTYEESHELDRRKFHDRKANLPPAPKGGTVGVGPDANGATAGFNSSDGYSSRNGINGARYRGGPDERRPAWQRDRDRGPTSRPPQDWPGARDDPDYRDRRAPRNRVPERAADIDTYIPSYRGEDGGGRRREDWPRDERRHRPVNDRWNDRRGRSRSRSPAVVDRRDRERDMYRR; this is translated from the exons atggaccCGGTCAACGAGAACACGCCCGACGgcacctcgccgcgcacCTTTGCACTCAACCATCTCCAACCCAAGTCGAGTTTCGTGGGCTGCTCGCGCATCTCCGACTATGAACTCATGGGCAAGCTAGGCGAGGGAACGTTCGG TGAAGTACACCGAGCCCGATCCAGGAAAACGGGTGCTCTCGTTGCGCTGAAGAAGATCATCATGCACCACGAGAAAGATGGG TTTCCCATCACCGCCCTGCGTGAAATCAAGCTTCTCAAGCTGCTCTCGCACCCCAACATTTTGCGTCTCGAAGACATGGCCATTGAGCACCCTTCGAGGCCGA CCGACAAACGCAAAAAGCCCATCATATACATGGCAACGCCATACATGGACCACGATCTCTCTGGCCTCCTCGACAACCCGTCTGTGCATTTCAAGGAGCCCCAAATCAAGTGCTACATGAAGCAGCTGCTCAAGGGCCTCTCCTACCTCCACGAAAATCACATTCTTCACCGCGACATGAAGGCAGCCAACCTTCTCATCAGCAACCAGGGCATCTTACAGATTGCCGACTTTGGACTGGCGAGACACTATGACGGGCACACGCCGCAGCCCGGTCGGCCTATgggcgaggggcgccgcgactacacgggcctcgtcgtcacgcGCTGGTACCGTCCTCCCGAGcttctgctgcagctgcgtcAGTACACCACCGCTATTGACGTGTGGGGTGTCGG CTGCGTCTTTGGTGAGATGCTCGTTGGGAGACCCATCTTGGCCGGAGAGAGCGACGCCCATCAGCTTGACCTGATCTGGGACCTCATGGGCTCGCCCACCGACGACACTATGCCAGGTTGGAAGAGGCTTCCAGGAGGAGAGCACTTGTCACCGCGATCCCGCCCCGGCAGCCTCCAGAATCGCTTCAGAGA ATTTGGCAGCGGAGCAATTTCACTACTCAAGGATCTGCTCAAGCTGGACTGGCGGACACGCATCAACGCggtcgacgccatggagcaCCCATACTTTAAGATGGCACCGTTGCCCATGGAGCCGCATGAGATCCCCACGTACGAGGAGTCCCACGAGCTGGACCGCAGAAAGTTTCACGATCGCAAGGCGAACCTGCCGCCTGCGCCCAAGGGCGGCACTGTCGGCGTTGGACCCGACGCAAACGGCGCCACTGCGGGTTTcaacagcagcgacggctACAGTAGCCGAAACGGCATAAACGGAGCGCGGTACAGGGGCGGCCCGGATGAGCGGCGACCGGCCTGGCAGAGGGATAGAGACCGTGGACCGACTTCGCGACCGCCTCAGGATTGGCCAGGCGCCAGAGACGACCCGGACTATCGAGATCGCAGAGCGCCGCGCAACCGCGTCCCAGAGCGCGCAGCCGACATTGACACGTATATCCCAAGCTACAGAGGtgaggatggtggcggccgtcgcagAGAGGACTGGCCGCGCGATGAGCGCCGACACCGACCGGTTAATGACCGCTGGAACGACCGCCGCGGCAGAAGTCGCAGTCGGTCGCCCGCCGTTGTCGACAGGAGAGACCGAGAGCGAGACATGTATCGACGATGA
- the UBP15 gene encoding Ubiquitinyl hydrolase 1 (BUSCO:EOG092606AJ~EggNog:ENOG503NWAD~MEROPS:MER0002179~COG:O) — MSFNVDSPNEMVVDTDEYVGDVPEKDPVAIISPDDNGESDQQLQDLPLANDHEAMKELALPPLLDEPKILGDFEHTWTVENWRGLGKREHGPVFHAGGNPWRILLFPHGNNTDQCSIYLEHGFDTNAIPENWSCCVQFALVLWNPNDPSLYVHHAAHHRFTKEEGDWGFTRFVEHRRMFNVPWEHGSRPLCENDTANITAYLRFVEDETGVLWHNFVNYDSKKETGYVGLKNQGATCYLNSLLQSLYFTNAFRKAVYEIPTENEQSMQNSAYTLQRLFYQLQTSEQAVSTNELTKSFGWETRHIFEQQDVQELSRKLMERMEEKMKGTKAENVLSHMFSGKIKTYISCINVDYESSRIEDFWDIQLNVSGNRDLRDSFQDYVQVEKMDGENQYFAGDQFKLQDANKGVIFTGFPDVLHLQLKRFEYDIQRDMMMKINDRYEFPDVFDAAPFLTDDADRSEAWTYQLHGVLVHSGDLNAGHYYAFIKPEKDGWFYKYDDDKVTRATTREVMEENYGGEYRTPNGYPRAPLQKKAPIMRQNSAYMLVYIRQTRVDKILCPVTKDDIPRHLQERFDEENALREARRREQREAHLYMMAKVITDETFRHYGSTDLCAFDANPEVDPSAPRSYRIRRTMTMEEFTNLVAEDIGQDPRKVRLWLMVNRQNKTIRPDQPIMDLRPTVEEVYTRSAAHRDTSLRVWAEVAEELNADGEPVWPSYQSQTNGVVVKNDTILLLLKHFDSTEQTLKGVGHVYIGKERKVEELVPLILQKMGWGEKLPADEKLLLWEEIKPIMIEPLKPKQSLKVAELQDGDIICFQRTSEKADGDSAKSLHEPLRTSEYFEDAREYYDFLEHRRTVRFHPHPTRCDQDQYPPFDLVLNAKINYDTLSERVGSYLSVPATHIRLWTVNATTNNPKAPVRRGTNPSLRQILNPMGSTTLSSTQRNDAFYFEVLEMSLAELDTKKSVKLTWLSEGITKEDHFDLLVPKTGTVEDVVQALIKKAQLPNEAEGGPIRIYEASTNRFYREPSRDSSVSNLNDYTQIYAERVPADEVGIDENQFIHVFHFQNEVNRSHGIPFKFLLKEGERFADTKKRLEKRTGLKGKSFEKIKFAIVRRSNYSKPVYINDDDELHGNTSSEDDFLGLDHADRTRSLRNGVGDLFLR; from the exons ATG AGCTTCAACGTCGACTCACCTAAcgagatggtggtggataCGGACGAATATGTCGGCGATGTCCCCGAAAAGGACCCTGTTGCTATAATTAGCCctgacgacaacggcgagtCTGATCAGCAGCTCCAGGACTTGCCTTTGGCCAACGATC ACGAAGCAATGAAGGAGCTCGCTCTTCCGCCGTTATTGGACGAACCCAAGATTCTCGGCGACTTCGAGCATACATGGACGGTTGAAAACTGGCGTGGTCTCGGCAAGAGGGAACATGGTCCCGTCTTCCATGCTGGCGGCAACCCTTG GCGCATTTTGCTATTCCCTCATGGCAACAACACGGATCAGTGCTCCATATATCTTGAGCACGGTTTTGACACAAACGCTATCCCCGAGAATTGGAGCTGCTGCGTCCAGTTTGCCCTCGTGCTCTGGAACCCCAACGACCCTAGCCTCTACGTTCACCATGCAGCTCACCATCGTTTCACCAAAGAGGAAGGCGACTGGGGTTTCACACGTTTCGTCGAGCATCGGCGGATGTTCAATGTTCCCTGGGAGCATGGCAGTCGTCCGTTGTGCGAAAACGACACCGCAAACATCACCGCATACTTGCGgttcgtcgaggacgagaccGGCGTTCTATGGCACAATTTCGTCAACTATGACTCCAAAAAGGAGACTGGCTACGTTGGTCTCAAGAACCAGGGCGCCACATGCTACCTCAACTCGCTTCTCCAGTCGCTGTACTTTACTAATGCCTTTCGCAAG GCTGTGTACGAGATTCCGACGGAAAACGAGCAAAGCATGCAGAATTCTGCGTATACTCTCCAGCGACTCTTTTATCAGCTCCAGACCTCCGAACAGGCCGTCAGCACCAATGAGCTGACCAAGTCGTTTGGTTGGGAGACCCGGCATATCTTCGAACAGCAAGACGTCCAGGAACTCTCCCGCAAGCTCATGGAGCGCATGGAGGAAAAGATGAAAGGTACCAAGGCAGAAAATGTCCTGTCGCACATGTTCAGCGGCAAGATCAAGACATACATTTCTTGCATCAACGTGGACTACGAATCGAGCCGCATTGAAGATTTTTGGGACATCCAGTTAAACGTTAGCGGAAACAGGGACCTGCGCGACAGTTTCCAAGACTACGTTCAAGTCGAAAAGATGGACGGCGAGAACCAATACTTTGCCGGTGACCAGTTCAAGCTCCAGGACGCCAACAAGGGCGTCATCTTCACCGGCTTCCCCGATGTTCTTCACCTCCAGCTCAAGCGCTTCGAGTACGACATTCAACGGGATatgatgatgaagatcaACGACCGATACGAGTTCCCTGACGTTTTCGACGCCGCTCCTTTTCTGACAGACGACGCCGATAGGTCAGAGGCCTGGACATATCAGCTGCACGGTGTCCTAGTCCACAGCGGTGACCTTAATGCCGGACACTACTACGCGTTTATCAAACCGGAAAAGGATGGCTGGTTCTACAAGTACGATGACGACAAAGTCACGAGAGCGACGACAAGGGAGGTCATGGAAGAAAACTATGGCGGTGAATATCGGACGCCAAATGGGTACCCTCGCGCACCGCTGCAGAAGAAGGCACCCATCATGCGCCAGAACAGCGCGTACATGTTAGTGTACATTCGCCAGACCAGAGTGGACAAGATCCTATGCCCGGTCACAAAAGACGACATTCCCCGTCATCTGC AGGAGCGATTCGACGAAGAGAATGCGCTGagagaagctcgtcgacgcgaaCAGCGAGAGGCACACTTGTACATGATGGCCAAGGTCATTACTGACGAGACATTTCGTCACTATGGAAGCACGGATCTCTGCGCATTCGACGCCAACCCTGAAGTCGACCCTTCAGCGCCACGTTCTTACCGTATCCGTCGCACCATGACGATGGAAGAGTTCACCAATCTGGTTGCAGAGGACATCGGGCAGGATCCCCGCAAGGTCCGACTTTGGCTCATGGTCAACAGGCAAAACAAGACAATCCGTCCAGATCAGCCGATTATGGATCTGCGGCCGACGGTTGAAGAGGTCTACACTCGCTCAGCCGCCCACCGCGACACAAGCTTGCGGGTTTGGGCTGAAGTTGCCGAGGAATTGAACGCCGATGGTGAGCCCGTCTGGCCGTCATACCAGAGCCAAACCAACGGCGTCGTAGTCAAGAACGACACGATCTTGCTGTTGCTCAAGCATTTCGACAGCACCGAGCAAACTCTCAAGGGTGTCGGCCATGTCTATATTGGCAAGGAAAGgaaggtcgaggagctggttCCCTTGATCTTGCAGAAGATGGGCTGGGGCGAGAAGTTGCCAGCTGACGAAAAGCTCCTGCTCTGGGAG GAAATCAAACCGATCATGATTGAGCCACTGAAACCCAAGCAGTCTCTCAAGGTTGCTGAGCTTCAAGATGGCGACATCATCTGCTTCCAACGGACGTCTGAGAAGGCGGATGGTGATTCTGCAAAGTCCCTGCATGAGCC GCTGCGTACTAGCGAGTACTTTGAGGATGCGCGAGAGTATTACGATTTCCTGGAGCACAGGAGAACGGTTAGGTTCCATCCTCACCCCACCAGATGCGATCAGGACCAGTACCCTCCGTTCGACCTTGTCCTCAATGCCAAGATCAACTATGACACCTTGTCCGAGCGTGTCGGTAGCTATCTCTCGGTCCCTGCTACGCACATTCGCCTGTGGACGGTCAACGCCACGACAAACAATCCCAAAGCTCCTGTGAGACGAGGGACCAACCCGAGCTTGCGGCAGATCCTGAATCCGATGGGCTCAACCACGCTCAGTTCGACGCAGCGAAACGACGCTTTCTACTTCGAGGTGTTGGAGATGAGCCTGGCAGAGCTGGACACCAAGAAGAGCGTGAAGCTCACTTGGCTCAGCGAAGGCATCACCAAAGAG GATCACTTTGACCTCTTAGTACCTAAGACAGGGACTGTCGAGGACGTAGTTCAAGCTCTCATCAAGAAAGCGCAACTCCCTAACGAAGCCGAAGGCGGGCCGATCCGGATCTATGAGGCAAGCACGAATCGGTTTTATCGGGAACCGTCGAGAGACAGCTCCGTCTCAAACCTAAACGACTACACCCAGATCTACGCGGAACGCGTCCCCGCGGATGAAGTGGGTATTGATGAGAATCAGTTCATCCACGTCTTCCATTTCCAGAACGAGGTCAACCGGTCTCATGGCATCCCGTTCAAGTTTTTGCTCAAAGAAGGCGAGAGATTTGCCGACACCAAGAAACGGCTGGAGAAGCGCACTGGTCTCAAGGGCAAGAGCTTCGAGAAGATCAAGTTTGCCATTGTGCGACGGTCAAACTACTCCAAGCCCGTTTATATCAATGATG ACGACGAGCTCCACGGCAATACCTCGTCCGAGGACGACTTCTTGGGGCTGGACCACGCGGATAGAACGAGGTCACTGCGTAACGGTGTCGGAGACCTGTTCCTTCGTTAG
- the PKP2 gene encoding putative protein kinase YGL059W (EggNog:ENOG503NVS5~COG:T) — protein MFSIALRSSGRRCRLTGSPVPAAGLDAVYLVPHPASRQCRRASNTAWRPVSVLDEWVAREARPISLRQLMVFGRSLTESRLISSANYVRTELPVRIAHRLRDMQQLPYVVVTNPHINDVYNLYYNAFDCFRKLKEVKTLEDNDRLCDIIAQNLKGHLTVIPKLAMGILECGGLMDPKDLDNFMNTILRSRISRRVIAEQHLSLTETFNSPYFSPGAKLSESDFIGEIFIKCSAKEVIDRCAKAVTALARSTNGPDAAVPDIHVVGHLDASFPYILSHIEYIVGELLRNSVEAVIERHQKTNDPAPPPPIEVTICEAQEHVIFRISDRGGGIPREELPYLWSFSKGPQSQKQLDNLGQVPRMAATMQELHVEDELGRADLKTPTYHSSLSSLTSRPPNLRLGMGLPLSRVYAEYWAGSLNLHSLEGYGVDAFLQISRLGNKNEQLATRASMDAV, from the exons ATGTTCTCCATCGCGCTGCGCAGCTCCGGCAGACGATGCAGATTGACCGGATCGCCCGTCCCGGCTGctggcctcgacgccgtctaCCTCGTGCCTCATCCGGCCTCGCGACAGTGTCGGAGAGCTAGCAACACTGCCTGGCGGCCGGTATCGGTCCTCGACGA ATGGGTCGCACGAGAAGCTCGTCCGATAAGCTTGCGGCAGCTCATGGTCTTTGGCCGCTCCCTGACCGAGTCGCGCCTCATCAGCTCCGCTAACTACGTCCGCACCGAGCTGCCTGTCAG GATAGCACATCGTCTCCGCGacatgcagcagctccccTACGTTGTCGTTACGAACCCCCACATAAATGACGTCTATAACCTCTACTACAATGCCTTCGACTGTTTCCGCAAGCTCAAAGAGGTCAAGACCCTCGAGGACAACGACCGCTTATGCGACATCATCGCGCAGAACCTCAAGGGTCACTTGACCGTCATCCCCAAGCTAGCCATGGGGATACTCGAGTGTGGCGGCCTCATGGACCCGAAGGATCTTGACAACTTCATGAATACGATTCTGAGATCG CGTATCTCCCGTCGCGTCATCGCCGAACAACACCTCTCTCTCACCGAAACCTTCAATTCGCCCTACTTTTCGCCCGGCGCTAAGCTCTCCGAGTCAGACTTCATTGGTGAGATCTTCATCAAGTGCTCTGCCAAGGAAGTCATCGATCGCTGCGCAAAAGCCGTGACGGCGCTCGCCCGTTCAACAAACGGCCCCGATGCAGCTGTGCCCGATATCCATGTCGTTGGCCACCTCGACGCCAGCTTCCCCTACATTTTGAGCCACATCGAGTACAttgtcggcgagctccttcGCAACTCGGTCGAGGCTGTGATTGAGCGCCATCAAAAGACCAACGacccggcaccgccgccgcccatcgaaGTCACCATCTGCGAGGCGCAAGAGCACGTCATCTTCCGCATATCCGACCGCGGGGGCGGCATTCCCCGCGAGGAGCTCCCCTACTTATGGTCGTTCAGCAAAGGGCCCCAGAGCCAGAAGCAGCTCGACAACCTGGGCCAGGTGCCCCGTATGGCCGCCACGATGCAGGAACTCCACGTCGAAgacgagctcggccgcgCTGACCTCAAGACGCCCACCTACCACAGCTCCCTCTCTTCGCTcaccagccggccgcccaacctgcgcctcggcatGGGCCTGCCCCTGAGCCGCGTCTACGCCGAGTACTGGGCCGGCAGCCTCAATCTGCACAGCCTCGAGGGGTACGGCGTGGACGCCTTCCTGCAGATCTCGAGGCTGGGCAACAAGAACGAGCAGCTCGCGACGCGCGCCAGCATGGACGCCGTGTGA
- a CDS encoding uncharacterized protein (COG:E~EggNog:ENOG503NVZ8), whose protein sequence is MSTTNAHSHPLTLPTVLVCPPWRARCLEPRRPRVTATDRTVQKKKKTPEKRDKSNKMVPPQVGHSEVDAGLPESRVLIIGTGGTICMQDGPDGLAPRGGFLESAMAPRPTFNDMSGPRVKLQAYRQGELLSIDSLRTPPTAHQRHIRYGILEFDPLLDSSSISACDWAAMALAVQENYHLFDGFVILHGTDSLAYTASALSFMFSNLGKPVILTGSQAPIFALQSDAVDNLLGSLVIAGTYVIPEVGLFFHHKLYRGNRTTKVSAASFEAFASLNCEPLAKVNGLGISVNWPLVLRPTSIAGFSVNRHLDTTHVACLRIFPGIKPEMVDAVLHLPDLRGLILETFGMGNVPGGVDGRLTQVIKAAVERGVIVVNVSQCVSGFVSPVYAPGTQLGRVGVIFGLDLTAEAALAKLSHLLALPGLCNKDIAKRFSLSLRGEMTEIAHPTFSHPMAPLDASAVTKLTPQESAFAALGYAIQNEEVAIVKHLLEGEGSQLLKTADYAGNTAVHLAAVCGSTEIMLELLKRGASVHERNRADNSPLFLATLSGKEACAQLLRSAGAHLSVEEIERGPLAKYRRENHQDGH, encoded by the exons ATGTCGACGACAAACGCTCACTCTCACCCTCTCACCTTACCAACGGTCCTCGTTTGCCCACCCTGGCGCGCACGATGCCTTGaacctcgccggcctcgtgtTACAGCAACAGACAGGACAgtccaaaaaaaaaaaaaaactccTGAAAAGAGAGACAAGAGCAACAAAATGGTCCCCCCGCAGGTCGGACACtccgaggtcgacgccggtCTCCCAGAGTCCCGTgtcctcatcatcggcaccgGAGGCACGATATGCATGCAGGATGgccccgacggcctcgccccaCGCGGCGGTTTCCTCGAgagcgccatggccccgCGACCGACCTTTAACGACATGTCTGGGCCCCGTG TCAAGCTTCAGGCCTACAGACAAGGAGAGCTCCTCAGCATCGACTCTCTCCGCACGCCCCCGACGGCTCATCAGCGCCACATCCGCTATGGCATTCTGGAGTTTGACCCCCTCCtcgactcctcctccatctccgcATGCGACtgggccgccatggccttaGCCGTCCAGGAAAACTACCACCTCTTTGACGGCTTCGTCATCCTCCACGGCACCGACTCCCTAGCCTACACCGCGTCCGCCCTCTCCTTCATGTTCTCCAACCTCGGCAAGCCCGTCATCCTCACTGGCTCACAGGCTCCCATTTTCGCCCTCCAgagcgacgccgtcgacaaccTCCTCGGctccctcgtcatcgccggcaccTATGTCATCCCCGAGGTCGGTCTCTTCTTCCACCACAAGCTCTACCGTGGCAACCGCACCACAAAggtctccgccgcctccttcgAGGCCTTTGCCAGCCTAAACTGTGAGCCCCTCGCAAAGGTCAACGGGCTCGGCATCAGCGTAAACTggcccctcgtcctccgcccTACCAGCATCGCCGGCTTCTCTGTCAACCGCCACCTCGACACCACCCACGTCGCCTGCCTGCGCATCTTCCCTGGCATTAAGCCCGAGATGGTTGACGCCGTTCTTCACCTCCCCGACCTGCGCGGTCTCATCCTTGAGACGTTTGGCATGGGCAACGTCCCCGGAGGCGTTGACGGCCGCTTGACCCAGGtcatcaaggccgccgtcgagcgtggagtcatcgtcgtcaacgtcagCCAGTGTGTGAGCGGCTTCGTCTCCCCCGTGTACGCGCCCGGCACCCAgcttggccgcgtcggcgtcatcttCGGCCTCGACCTTACTGCAGAGGCCGCCCTTGCGAAGCTCTCCCACCTGCTCGCCCTGCCCGGCCTCTGCAACAAGGACATTGCCAAgcgcttctccttgtccCTGCGTGGCGAGATGACAGAGATCGCCCATCCCACCTTCTCCCACCCCATGGCGCCTCTTGATGCCTCCGCCGTCACCAAACTTACGCCGCAAGAGTCCGCCTTCGCCGCTCTCGGCTATGCCATCCAAAACGAGGaggtcgccatcgtcaagcacctgctcgagggcgagggcagccAGCTTCTCAAGACGGCCGACTACGCCGGGAACACGGccgtccacctcgccgcTGTCTGCGGCAGCACCGAGATCatgctcgagctgctcaagcgcggcgccagcgtccACGAGCGCAATCGCGCCGACAACTcgcccctcttcctcgccaccCTGTCGGGCAAAGAGGCTtgcgcgcagctcctccgctccgccggcgcgcacCTCTCTGTGGAGGAGATTGAGCGGGGGCCCCTCGCCAAGTATCGGCGTGAGAACCACCAAGATGGTCACTAA